One stretch of Plodia interpunctella isolate USDA-ARS_2022_Savannah chromosome 10, ilPloInte3.2, whole genome shotgun sequence DNA includes these proteins:
- the LOC128673069 gene encoding cytochrome P450 6B2-like, whose amino-acid sequence MLLLLSILFASLALYWFGNKKFNYWKEKGIKHDPPLPFVGNNLKQFMQKASIAMTANDVYNRYPEEKVVGFYRASAPELVIRDPEIAKRIIMSDFNYFTARGLNPHRTVVEPLLRNLFIGEGDLWRLLRQNLTPLFSTGKLKAMFPLIIARAERLQALADEITGQDFYDARELMARYTIDFIGECGFGISMDTLTEENNQFRRLGRRIFERNLRDNIYFAIKFIFPELAKNMKLLAPELEKGVLTLVQTVIQEKKGKPSGRCDFIDLMLEIREKGNIIGESLDKKNPDGTPKIVEIELDDILMAAQVFTFFAAGFETSSTASSYVLHQLAFNPDWQVKLQDEIDKVLVNHNNKLSYEAIKEMKYLEMAFYEGSRMYPSVAYLVRMCTVPEYTFPELNLTINDGVKVFIPVAAYHNDEKYFSNPEVFNPERFRYGIKEDVKKGIYMPFGDGPRSCIGTRLGMMQAMAGLAAVLQKFTVEPAACSKRIPDPDPAGIITEGFLSGLPLKFKKRVKSQS is encoded by the exons ATGTTGCTCTTGCTAAGCATTTTATTTGCATCATTAGCGCTTTATTGGttcggaaataaaaaatttaattattggaAAGAAAAAGGAATAAAACATGACCCTCCATTGCCATTTGTCGGAAATAATCTGAAACAATTCATGCAGAAAGCAAGCATTGCAATGACCGCTAACGATGTATACAATAGATATCCAGAAGAGAAAGTTGTAGGATTTTATCGAGCATCAGCACCAGAGTTGGTAATCAGAGATCCAGAAATTGCAAAACGAATTATAATGTCagacttcaattattttactgCTAGAGGCTTGAATCCGCATAGAACAGTGGTGGAACCATTGTTAAGAAATCTTTTCATTGGTGAAGGTGACTTATGGCGTCTGTTGAGACAAAATCTTACTCCGTTATTCAGTACTGGTAAACTAAAAGCTATGTTTCCACTTATAATAGCTCGAGCTGAGAGACTCCAAGCTCTTGCTGACGAAATAACAGGACAAGATTTTTATGATGCTCGAGAACTAATGGCAAGGTACACAATCGATTTTATTGGAGAATGTGGTTTTGGAATAAGTATGGATACGTTAACTGAAGAAAACAACCAGTTTAGACGACTTGGAAGGCGAATCTTTGAGAGAAATCTCagagataatatttattttgcaatcaaatttatattcccagaacttgcaaaaaatatgaaattgttaGCCCCAGAACTAGAAAAGGGAGTATTGACTTTAGTTCAGACAGttatacaagaaaaaaaaggaaaaccaTCTGGTAGgtgtgattttattgatttaatgtTGGAAATAAGAGAAAAAGGAAATATAATTGGAGAGTCTCTAGATAAGAAAAATCCAGATGGCACACCTAAAATAGTAGAAATAGAATTAGATGACATTTTAATGGCTGCTcaagtttttacattttttgctGCTGGCTTTGAAACATCTTCAACCGCGTCCAGTTATGTTTTACATCAATTGGCTTTTAACCCAGATTGGCAAGTAAAACTACAAGACGAAATAGACAAGGTTCTAGTAAATCACAATAACAAACTATCCTACGAAGCTATTAaggaaatgaaatatttagaaatggcATTTTATGAAGGTAGTAGAATGTATCCCTCCGTTGCATATTTAGTCAGAATGTGTACTGTACCAGAGTATACATTCcctgaattaaatttaacaattaatgACGgagtaaaagtttttattccTGTTGCTGCCTATCACAATgatgaaaaatactttagtAATCCCGAGGTATTTAATCCAGAAAGATTCCGATACGGTATTAAGGAAGACGTtaaaaaaggtatatatatGCCTTTTGGCGACGGACCGAGATCTTGTATTG gtacaagACTTGGAATGATGCAGGCGATGGCTGGATTAGCAGCGGTGTTGCAGAAGTTTACCGTGGAGCCTGCAGCATGCAGCAAGCGGATACCTGATCCAGATCCAGCCGGGATTATAACGGAAGGTTTTCTATCTGGACTGCCTCTTAAGTTTAAGAAGCGTGTGAAGTCTCAAAGTTAG
- the LOC128673162 gene encoding cytochrome P450 6B2-like, producing MLLVLSILFASLALYWFGNKNFNYWKGKGIKHDPPLPFVGNNLKQFIQKASVGMTSNDVYNRYPEEKVVGFYRASAPELVIRDPEIAKRILMSDFNSFSARGLNPHRTVVEPLLRNIFLGEGDLWRLLRQNLTPLFSTGKLKAMFPLIVARAERLQTLADEITGHDFYDARELMARYTTEFIGECGFGISMDTLTEENNQFRRLGRRIFERNLRDNIYFAIKFIFPELAKNMKLLAPELEEGLLTLVQTVIQEKKGKPSGRCDFIDLMLEIREKGNIIGESLDKKNPDGTPKIVEIELDDLLVAAQAFIFFGAGFETSSTASSYVLHQLAFNPDWQVKLQDEIDKVLASHNNKLSYEAIKEMKYLEMAFYEGSRMYPSVAYLVRMCTVPEYTFPELNLTINDGVKVFIPVAAYHNDEKYFSNPEVFNPERFRYGIKEDVKKGIYMPFGDGPRSCIGTRLGMMQAMAGLAAVLQKFTVEPAACSKRIPDPDPAGIITEGFLSGLPLKFKKRVKSQS from the exons ATGTTGCTCGTGCTAAGCATTTTATTTGCATCATTAGCGCTTTATTGGTtcggaaataaaaattttaattattggaaAGGAAAAGGAATAAAACATGACCCTCCATTGCCATTTGTCGGAAATAATCTGAAACAATTCATACAGAAAGCAAGCGTTGGAATGACCTCTAACGATGTATACAATAGATATCCCGAAGAGAAAGTTGTAGGATTTTATCGAGCATCAGCACCAGAGTTGGTTATCAGAGATCCAGAAATTGCAAAACGAATTCTAATGTCCGACTTTAATTCATTTAGTGCTAGAGGCTTGAATCCGCATAGAACAGTGGTGGAACCATTGTTAAGAAATATCTTCCTTGGTGAAGGTGACTTATGGCGTCTGTTGAGACAAAACCTTACTCCCTTATTCAGTACTGGTAAACTAAAAGCTATGTTTCCACTTATAGTAGCTCGAGCTGAGAGACTCCAAACCCTTGCTGACGAAATAACAGGACACGATTTTTATGATGCTCGAGAACTAATGGCAAGGTACACAACAGAATTTATTGGTGAATGTGGTTTTGGAATAAGTATGGATACGTTAACTGAAGAAAACAACCAGTTTAGACGACTTGGAAGGCGAATCTTTGAAAGAAATCTCagagataatatttattttgcaatcaaatttatattcccagaacttgcaaaaaatatgaaattgttaGCCCCAGAACTAGAAGAGGGTCTATTGACTTTAGTTCAGACAGttatacaagaaaaaaaaggaaaaccaTCTGGTAGgtgtgattttattgatttaatgtTGGAAATAAGAGAAAAAGGAAATATAATTGGAGAGTCTCTAGATAAGAAAAATCCAGATGGTACACCTAAAATAGTGGAAATAGAATTAGATGACCTTTTAGTCGCTGCTCAagcgtttatattttttggtgcTGGCTTTGAAACATCTTCAACCGCATCCAGTTATGTTTTACATCAATTAGCTTTTAACCCAGATTGGCAAGTAAAACTACAAGACGAAATAGACAAGGTTCTAGCAAGTCACAATAACAAACTATCCTACGAAGCTATTAaggaaatgaaatatttagaaatggcATTTTATGAAGGTAGTAGAATGTATCCTTCCGTTGCATATTTAGTCAGAATGTGTACTGTACCAGAGTATACATTCcctgaattaaatttaacaattaatgACGGAGTAAAAGTTTTTATCCCTGTTGCTGCCTATCACAATgatgaaaaatactttagtAATCCCGAGGTATTTAATCCAGAAAGATTCCGATACGGTATTAAGGAAGACGTtaaaaaaggtatatatatGCCTTTTGGCGACGGACCGAGATCTTGTATTG gtacaagACTTGGAATGATGCAGGCGATGGCTGGATTAGCAGCGGTGTTGCAGAAGTTTACCGTGGAGCCTGCAGCATGCAGCAAGCGGATACCTGATCCAGATCCAGCCGGGATTATAACGGAAGGTTTTCTATCTGGACTGCCTTTGAAGTTTAAGAAGCGTGTGAAGTCTCAAAGTTAG